From the Lathyrus oleraceus cultivar Zhongwan6 chromosome 4, CAAS_Psat_ZW6_1.0, whole genome shotgun sequence genome, one window contains:
- the LOC127074398 gene encoding UDP-glycosyltransferase 84B2: MPVAEKTNINILMVSLALQGHVNPMLNFAKRLVSKGVHVTIATTEEGRARMLKNTDQNLSDSGIRLEFFSDGLSIDFDRSDTKAVINSIRENGPKNLSNLIDNLKNQTFSCVIVNPFVPWAIDVAAKYHIPCAMLWIQASACYSIYYRYFKSTDVFPKLEDPNEKVHLPGLPTLEVRDLPSMILPSSPVQFKEVMAGLINGLDKVKWVLGASFCEIEEEIVKSLDSLTPIYNIGPLVSPSLLGEKETSNVSADMWNAEDSCIEWLNTKPNSSVIYISFGSLVVLSKKQMTNLATALKNSNNNFLWVVKPANNGGYASEDPAYELPKEFLEETEGRVLVVKWCAQTKVLQHPAVAGFISHCGWNSLLETLISGVPVIGYPSWSDQPTNAMLVENVFKNGVRIKVGEDGVGSVEEIERCVYEVVEGPNAAEFRKRALEIKESARKALQEGGSSSVNLNKFLGELTSKNDPSD, encoded by the coding sequence ATGCCAGTAGCAGAAAAAACCAACATCAACATTCTCATGGTGTCACTGGCCTTACAAGGTCACGTTAACCCCATGTTAAACTTCGCCAAACGCCTCGTTTCAAAGGGTGTTCATGTCACCATAGCCACAACCGAAGAAGGTCGTGCACGCATGCTCAAAAATACTGACCAGAATTTATCTGACTCAGGTATCCGACTTGAGTTCTTTTCCGACGGTCTCAGCATCGACTTCGACCGCTCCGATACAAAAGCTGTAATCAACTCGATACGCGAAAATGGTCCTAAAAACCTTTCAAATCTCATCGACAACCTCAAAAATCAAACATTTTCATGTGTTATTGTCAACCCCTTTGTCCCTTGGGCTATTGATGTTGCTGCTAAATATCACATCCCTTGTGCAATGCTTTGGATTCAAGCTTCTGCTTGCTATTCGATTTACTATCGTTACTTCAAGAGCACTGATGTTTTTCCCAAGTTGGAGGATCCTAATGAGAAGGTGCATTTACCTGGGCTACCAACCTTAGAGGTAAGAGATCTTCCTTCGATGATACTTCCTTCTAGTCCTGTTCAGTTTAAGGAAGTTATGGCTGGTTTAATTAATGGCTTGGATAAAGTGAAATGGGTTTTAGGTGCTTCATTTTGTGAAATTGAGGAAGAGATAGTGAAGTCATTGGATTCACTAACTCCAATTTATAATATTGGAccattggtttcaccttctctaTTAGGTGAAAAGGAAACAAGTAATGTTAGTGCTGATATGTGGAACGCTGAAGATTCATGCATAGAGTGGCTTAATACTAAACCAAATTCATCGGTTATTTATATATCATTTGGTAGTTTGGTTGTGCTGTCAAAAAAACAAATGACTAATTTAGCTACAGCTTTGAAGAATAGCAACAACAACTTTTTGTGGGTTGTTAAGCCAGCTAATAATGGAGGATATGCATCAGAGGATCCTGCTTATGAATTACCAAAAGAGTTTTTGGAAGAAACTGAAGGGAGAGTTTTGGTTGTGAAATGGTGTGCACAGACGAAGGTGTTACAGCACCCTGCAGTGGCTGGTTTCATAAGTCACTGTGGTTGGAACTCATTACTTGAGACATTGATATCTGGTGTGCCTGTTATTGGTTACCCTTCTTGGAGTGATCAACCAACCAATGCTATGCTTGTTGAGAATGTGTTTAAGAATGGGGTGAGAATTAAAGTTGGAGAAGATGGGGTTGGAAGTGTAGAAGAGATTGAGAGGTGTGTTTATGAGGTTGTGGAAGGGCCTAATGCTGCTGAGTTTAGGAAGAGGGCTTTGGAGATTAAAGAGTCTGCAAGAAAAGCTTTGCAGGAAGGTGGCAGTTCTAGTGTTAACTTGAATAAGTTTCTTGGTGAATTGACTTCTAAGAATGATCCAAGTGATTGA